In Streptomyces sp. NBC_00414, a single window of DNA contains:
- a CDS encoding Zn-ribbon domain-containing OB-fold protein encodes MLTPVVDDDGAPFWEYTARGELRVQACAEPGCGELRFPPRPCCPHCHSFDSEWRRMSGRGRIWSYVVPHPPLLPDYAALAPYNVVVVELAEAPGIRLVGNLVTGPDAPIDSVARERIRIGARVQVVFTDGGDGTRLPRWVLERP; translated from the coding sequence ATGCTCACACCTGTCGTGGACGACGACGGCGCCCCGTTCTGGGAGTACACGGCCCGGGGCGAGCTGCGCGTCCAGGCCTGCGCCGAACCCGGCTGCGGGGAGCTGCGTTTCCCGCCCCGGCCCTGCTGCCCGCACTGCCACTCCTTCGACAGCGAGTGGCGCAGGATGAGCGGCAGGGGACGTATCTGGTCGTACGTCGTGCCGCATCCGCCTCTCCTGCCGGACTACGCGGCGCTGGCCCCGTACAACGTGGTCGTCGTCGAGCTGGCGGAGGCGCCCGGCATCCGGCTGGTGGGGAATCTCGTCACCGGGCCGGACGCGCCGATCGACTCCGTCGCCCGGGAGCGGATCCGGATCGGCGCGAGGGTGCAAGTGGTCTTCACGGACGGCGGGGACGGCACGCGGCTTCCCCGGTGGGTACTGGAGCGGCCGTGA
- a CDS encoding TetR family transcriptional regulator — translation MTGQVRTVDGRVAGRRGQATRQKLLDCLSEMLSSSPYRDVKVIDVARKAGTSPATFYQYFPDVEGAVLELAEQMAAEGAGLTELLEGRSWVGKAGWQTAQELVDGFLEFWRKNDAILRVVDLGAAEGDKRFYKIRMKILNSVNNSLTDTVKELQAKGKVDKDVSPAAMAGSLVAMLAAVASHQKGFQTWGVKQAELKPNLALLVHLGVTGKKPTK, via the coding sequence ATGACAGGACAAGTGCGTACCGTCGACGGCCGTGTGGCCGGTCGGCGCGGGCAGGCGACGCGGCAGAAGCTGCTCGACTGCCTCAGCGAGATGCTCAGCTCCTCGCCCTACCGCGACGTCAAAGTCATCGACGTCGCGCGGAAGGCGGGCACTTCACCGGCGACCTTCTACCAGTATTTCCCGGACGTCGAGGGCGCCGTCCTGGAGCTCGCCGAGCAAATGGCGGCGGAGGGCGCCGGGTTGACCGAGCTCCTCGAAGGACGCTCCTGGGTCGGCAAGGCGGGCTGGCAGACCGCGCAGGAACTCGTGGACGGATTCCTTGAGTTCTGGCGCAAAAACGATGCCATCCTCCGGGTCGTCGATCTGGGCGCCGCCGAGGGCGACAAACGCTTCTACAAGATCCGAATGAAGATCCTCAACTCCGTGAACAACTCCCTCACGGACACGGTCAAGGAGCTCCAGGCCAAGGGCAAGGTCGACAAGGACGTCAGCCCCGCCGCGATGGCGGGCTCCCTCGTGGCGATGCTCGCGGCGGTGGCCTCGCACCAGAAGGGCTTCCAGACGTGGGGCGTGAAGCAGGCTGAACTGAAGCCGAACCTGGCGCTGTTGGTTCACCTGGGCGTGACGGGCAAGAAGCCGACCAAGTAG
- a CDS encoding thiolase C-terminal domain-containing protein produces MTPRLRPGPSRREVAVVGVALSDCGRVDEATPYALHAQAARRALADSGLDRSVIDGFASAGLGTLAPTEVAEYLGLRPTWVDSTSVGGSTWEVMAAHAADAIAAGHANAVLLVYGSTARADIRAGRRTGNLSFGARGPLQFEVPYGHTLIAKYAMAARRHMHQYGTTLEQLASVAVQARENAALNPDAMFRDPITVDDVLSGPMIADPFTKLHCCLRSDGGAAVLLVAEEYVRDCRTAPVWVLGTGEHVSHTTMSEWPDFTVSPAAVSGRIAFERAGVRPGEIDLAQIYDAFTYMTLVTLEDLGFCGKGEGGAFVEKGRLRVAGGELPVNTDGGGLSAQHPGMRGLFLLVEAVRQLRGEAGDRQVHRGGGRLPELAVASGTGGWFCSSATVVLGR; encoded by the coding sequence ATGACCCCGAGACTCCGGCCCGGCCCGTCGCGGCGCGAGGTGGCCGTCGTCGGCGTGGCCCTCTCCGACTGCGGCCGCGTGGACGAGGCGACGCCGTACGCGCTGCACGCCCAGGCCGCCCGCAGGGCGCTGGCCGACTCGGGTCTCGACCGGTCGGTGATCGACGGCTTCGCCTCGGCGGGCCTCGGCACACTGGCGCCGACCGAGGTGGCGGAGTACCTGGGCCTGCGTCCCACCTGGGTCGACTCGACGTCCGTCGGCGGATCGACGTGGGAGGTCATGGCGGCGCACGCGGCCGACGCGATCGCGGCGGGCCACGCCAACGCGGTCCTGCTGGTGTACGGGTCCACGGCCCGCGCGGACATCAGGGCGGGCCGCCGCACCGGCAACCTCTCCTTCGGCGCCCGGGGTCCGCTCCAGTTCGAGGTCCCGTACGGGCACACGCTCATCGCCAAGTACGCGATGGCCGCGCGGCGCCACATGCACCAATACGGCACCACGCTGGAGCAGTTGGCGTCGGTGGCCGTGCAGGCGCGGGAGAACGCGGCGCTCAACCCCGACGCGATGTTCCGCGACCCGATCACGGTCGACGACGTCCTGTCGGGCCCGATGATCGCGGACCCCTTCACCAAGCTGCACTGCTGTCTGCGGTCGGACGGCGGGGCGGCGGTGCTACTGGTGGCGGAGGAGTACGTACGGGACTGCCGTACGGCCCCCGTCTGGGTCCTCGGCACCGGCGAGCACGTCTCGCACACGACGATGTCCGAGTGGCCGGACTTCACGGTGTCGCCGGCGGCGGTGAGCGGGCGGATCGCCTTCGAACGGGCGGGAGTCCGGCCCGGGGAGATCGACCTGGCGCAGATCTACGACGCCTTCACGTACATGACGCTCGTGACGCTGGAGGATCTCGGCTTCTGCGGGAAGGGGGAGGGCGGGGCGTTCGTGGAGAAGGGGCGGTTGCGGGTGGCGGGCGGGGAGCTGCCGGTCAACACGGACGGGGGCGGGCTGTCGGCGCAGCATCCCGGGATGCGGGGGCTGTTCCTGCTGGTCGAGGCGGTACGGCAGCTGCGCGGCGAGGCGGGTGACCGGCAGGTCCACCGCGGTGGCGGACGCCTGCCCGAACTGGCGGTGGCGTCGGGGACGGGCGGATGGTTCTGCTCGTCGGCGACGGTGGTGCTGGGGCGGTAA
- a CDS encoding enoyl-CoA hydratase/isomerase family protein — protein MTLRITADKDTGVAVVTLDRPARLNAIDLATAAELTSTWAEFRFDDSVRAIVLTGAGERAFSTGLDRDAEVPQPGSPFMVDDPLVAIGPKAAGLWKPVIAAVNGMACGGAFYLIGESDFVIADETATFFDPHTTYGMVNAYESVYLAQRMPFGEVARMALMGTAERVSARRAYEVGLVSEVTAPGEAVTAAVRCAAVIASYPPAAVQGTVRAVWSAQEATRTAALSQAPHLVSLGNLPPEAQAELFGTRRTEFRTR, from the coding sequence GTGACCCTGCGCATCACCGCCGACAAGGACACCGGTGTCGCCGTCGTCACCCTCGACCGCCCGGCCCGCCTCAACGCCATCGACCTCGCCACGGCCGCCGAACTGACCTCCACCTGGGCCGAGTTCAGGTTCGACGACTCCGTACGGGCGATCGTCCTCACCGGGGCGGGCGAGCGGGCCTTCTCGACGGGGCTCGACCGGGACGCCGAGGTGCCGCAGCCCGGGTCGCCGTTCATGGTGGACGATCCGCTCGTCGCGATCGGCCCGAAGGCGGCCGGCCTGTGGAAGCCGGTGATCGCCGCCGTCAACGGGATGGCGTGCGGCGGGGCGTTCTATCTGATCGGCGAGTCCGACTTCGTGATCGCGGACGAGACGGCCACGTTCTTCGACCCGCACACGACGTACGGCATGGTCAACGCGTACGAGTCCGTCTACCTGGCCCAGCGGATGCCGTTCGGGGAGGTGGCCCGCATGGCCCTGATGGGGACGGCCGAACGCGTCTCCGCGCGGCGGGCGTACGAGGTGGGGCTGGTCTCGGAGGTGACGGCGCCGGGCGAGGCGGTGACGGCGGCGGTCCGCTGCGCGGCCGTCATCGCCTCCTACCCGCCCGCCGCGGTGCAGGGGACGGTCCGGGCCGTCTGGTCGGCCCAGGAAGCGACCCGAACGGCGGCCCTTTCCCAGGCGCCGCACCTGGTCTCGCTCGGGAACCTGCCACCGGAGGCACAGGCGGAGCTGTTCGGCACCCGCCGCACGGAGTTCCGGACCCGCTGA
- a CDS encoding serine/threonine-protein kinase has protein sequence MVDQLTQHDPRRIGPFEVLGRLGAGGMGLVYLARSASGRRVAIKTVRTELAEDQLFRVRFSREVEAARAVSGFYTAAVVDADARAAVPWLATAYVPAPSLEEIVTECGPMPAQAVRWLAAGVAEALQSIHGAGLVHRDLKPSNVLVVEDGPRVIDFGIASGVSNTRLTMTNVAVGTPAYMSPEQAKDSRSVTGASDVFSLGSMLVFAATGHAPFHGANPVETVFMLLREGPDLEGLPAELRPLIESCMQMDATARPNPADLQAQLAPHLFGSGSDDSGTASAWLPERAVSLIETRRGGRPAPKPPSGRSGGRGVAVVPPPPPHDPPMPPPLPAVPVGAGVGRPGGAPDVGPVRLAGAQVPIGPGPRVADARAAAVKAPPPEAGLAASWSRSRPGVNGAEPVAAGPVPVPAPAAGPDGGSSWRAWRFRMSNDVWGTPAVAGDLVYVTSFEVHALDVATGRRRFKTRDVAWSMAVAGGRVHASDGPTLFALDAREGTDLWRLPTDAWVYSLKADRGTVVTGTRGGGVQAWEAANGQKLWEITGAQTDFESPEAGPAVHDGTVYIWKDARLRALEARTGEERWSYPIGDAASCGGVPVRITQADDGYVYVSAGTRVLAIDIAGGHVRWHFEAPAVFLSPPTFAPGPAVTGGGVYLADYLGTVYALDATDGRDRWRIATEARSSIDPVLVSAGHVHVGSGKGLYTLDAVTGTPKWRFQAGGDLVGAPAVADGRIHFGSTDHLLYTLKADDGRLRWKLATGGEITGSPVVKDGVVYACSKDRCVYALDAEKGTGTARS, from the coding sequence GTGGTGGATCAGCTGACACAGCACGATCCGCGGCGGATCGGGCCGTTCGAGGTGCTGGGACGGCTGGGCGCCGGCGGCATGGGGCTGGTCTATCTCGCACGCTCGGCCTCGGGCCGGCGGGTGGCGATCAAGACGGTCAGGACCGAGCTCGCCGAGGACCAGCTGTTCCGCGTCCGCTTCTCGCGCGAGGTGGAGGCGGCCCGCGCCGTCTCCGGCTTCTACACGGCGGCCGTCGTCGACGCCGACGCGCGCGCGGCCGTGCCCTGGCTGGCCACCGCCTACGTGCCCGCGCCCTCCCTCGAAGAAATAGTGACCGAGTGCGGGCCGATGCCGGCCCAGGCGGTCCGCTGGCTCGCCGCGGGCGTCGCCGAGGCGCTGCAGTCCATCCACGGCGCCGGTCTCGTCCACCGCGACCTGAAGCCCTCGAACGTCCTCGTCGTCGAGGACGGGCCGCGCGTCATCGACTTCGGTATCGCCTCCGGTGTCTCGAACACGCGGCTGACCATGACGAACGTCGCCGTCGGCACCCCCGCGTACATGTCACCCGAGCAGGCCAAGGACTCCCGCAGCGTGACCGGCGCGAGCGATGTCTTCTCGCTCGGCTCGATGCTCGTCTTCGCCGCCACCGGACACGCGCCCTTCCACGGCGCGAACCCCGTCGAGACCGTCTTCATGCTGCTCCGGGAGGGCCCGGACCTCGAAGGTCTCCCGGCCGAGCTGCGCCCGCTGATCGAGTCCTGCATGCAGATGGACGCGACGGCCCGCCCCAACCCGGCCGACCTCCAGGCCCAGCTGGCACCCCACCTCTTCGGCTCCGGCTCCGACGACAGCGGTACCGCGTCCGCGTGGCTGCCCGAGCGGGCCGTCAGCCTGATAGAGACGCGACGCGGCGGCCGGCCGGCCCCGAAGCCCCCGTCCGGCCGCAGCGGCGGGCGCGGGGTGGCCGTGGTGCCGCCCCCGCCGCCGCACGACCCGCCGATGCCACCGCCCCTGCCGGCCGTACCGGTCGGCGCGGGCGTCGGCCGGCCCGGCGGCGCACCCGACGTCGGGCCGGTGCGCCTCGCCGGTGCCCAGGTGCCGATCGGGCCCGGCCCGCGCGTCGCCGACGCCCGCGCGGCCGCCGTGAAGGCGCCGCCCCCGGAGGCCGGACTCGCGGCCTCCTGGTCCCGCTCGCGCCCCGGCGTGAACGGCGCCGAACCCGTGGCGGCCGGACCCGTCCCCGTACCCGCGCCCGCGGCCGGACCCGACGGCGGCTCCTCCTGGCGGGCCTGGCGTTTCCGCATGTCCAACGACGTGTGGGGGACGCCCGCCGTCGCCGGGGACCTGGTCTACGTCACCTCCTTCGAGGTGCACGCCCTGGACGTGGCCACCGGCCGGCGCCGCTTCAAGACCCGGGACGTCGCCTGGTCGATGGCGGTCGCCGGAGGCCGTGTCCACGCCTCCGACGGCCCCACCCTCTTCGCCCTGGACGCCCGCGAGGGCACCGACCTGTGGCGGCTGCCGACCGACGCCTGGGTGTACTCCCTCAAGGCCGACCGGGGCACCGTCGTCACCGGCACCCGCGGCGGCGGCGTACAGGCCTGGGAGGCCGCCAACGGGCAGAAACTCTGGGAGATCACCGGCGCCCAGACCGACTTCGAGTCGCCCGAGGCCGGTCCGGCCGTCCACGACGGCACGGTCTATATCTGGAAGGACGCCCGGCTGCGCGCCCTGGAGGCCCGTACGGGGGAGGAGCGCTGGTCGTACCCGATCGGCGACGCGGCCTCCTGCGGCGGGGTGCCCGTCCGGATCACCCAGGCCGACGACGGATACGTGTACGTGTCGGCCGGGACGCGCGTCCTCGCCATCGACATCGCCGGCGGGCATGTGCGCTGGCACTTCGAGGCGCCCGCGGTGTTCCTGAGCCCGCCCACCTTCGCGCCGGGACCGGCCGTCACGGGAGGCGGGGTGTACCTCGCCGACTACCTCGGCACGGTGTACGCGCTCGACGCCACCGACGGCCGTGACCGCTGGCGCATCGCCACGGAGGCCCGCTCGTCCATCGACCCGGTGCTCGTCTCCGCCGGCCATGTCCACGTGGGCAGCGGCAAGGGGCTCTACACGCTGGACGCGGTCACCGGTACGCCGAAGTGGCGCTTCCAGGCGGGCGGCGACCTGGTGGGGGCGCCGGCCGTCGCCGACGGGCGCATCCACTTCGGCTCGACGGACCACCTGCTCTACACCCTGAAGGCCGACGACGGCCGGCTGCGGTGGAAGCTCGCCACCGGCGGTGAGATCACCGGGTCCCCGGTCGTGAAGGACGGGGTGGTGTACGCGTGCAGCAAGGATCGGTGCGTGTACGCGTTGGACGCGGAGAAGGGGACGGGGACGGCCCGTTCCTGA
- a CDS encoding VOC family protein produces the protein MAGSEGSAAFAEGVPCWIDAQLPDVEAGKRFYGGLFGWTFEPFTPAADGPYAGAVRARLDGEPVAALVPKRDGRMPTVWAVYFATPDAQDMADRIRKGGGQIITTPVPVGPYGVGALAADPEGAVFGLWEAGTHPGFGRYRGTGAFSWVELYSRDTATADAFYPGLFRDALFGPGATREFGRAHISDVFPAEMPPHFLVHFDVQDCEATLGAVVRLGGRVQAPPFETSYGRVAVVGDNQGASFALLQRRDG, from the coding sequence ATGGCTGGATCTGAAGGCTCTGCCGCGTTCGCCGAGGGCGTCCCCTGCTGGATCGACGCCCAGCTCCCGGACGTCGAGGCGGGCAAGCGTTTCTACGGCGGACTCTTCGGCTGGACCTTCGAGCCCTTCACCCCGGCCGCCGACGGGCCGTACGCGGGTGCCGTACGGGCGCGTCTGGACGGGGAGCCCGTCGCGGCCCTCGTGCCGAAGCGGGACGGCCGGATGCCCACCGTGTGGGCGGTCTACTTCGCCACCCCGGACGCCCAGGACATGGCCGACCGCATCCGCAAGGGGGGCGGCCAGATCATCACGACACCCGTGCCCGTGGGACCGTACGGCGTCGGGGCCCTCGCCGCCGACCCCGAGGGCGCGGTCTTCGGGCTCTGGGAGGCCGGTACGCACCCCGGCTTCGGCAGGTACCGCGGTACGGGCGCCTTCAGCTGGGTCGAGCTGTACTCGCGGGACACCGCCACCGCCGACGCCTTCTACCCCGGCCTGTTCCGCGACGCCCTCTTCGGGCCCGGCGCCACCCGGGAATTCGGCCGTGCCCACATCTCCGACGTCTTCCCCGCCGAGATGCCGCCCCACTTCCTCGTGCACTTCGACGTCCAGGACTGCGAGGCCACGCTCGGCGCGGTGGTGAGGCTCGGCGGCCGGGTCCAGGCGCCGCCGTTCGAGACCTCGTACGGGCGGGTGGCCGTCGTCGGTGACAATCAGGGGGCTTCCTTCGCGTTGCTGCAGCGCCGAGACGGGTGA
- a CDS encoding acyl-CoA dehydrogenase family protein, which produces MDATFTAEQDQIRRTLRELLLKRCGPEEVRAAVRTADGYDPGLWETLAQRLGLPGLALPDAYGGVGATVTELALAAEELGRALAPSPLLATAVLSAPLVLALGSGSQRAALLPRLASGELTAALAVPGAGLTTALGLTGDNRGDWAGGGRAGGVQARQADGGWRLYGQADQVLDGHSADLLVVAAHTGGFARSRTLFFLVREGATRVRQTSLDETRSRSRVQLRDVRAELLGDGKRADVGAVLARVGDSAAAVLAAEAVGAADRVLERTVEYVKQREQFGRAIGSFQAVKHRLADLYVQVQGARSAAYYAAWATAEGKERVGGLALAQALEALRVCASESVQLHGGIGFTWEHEAHLYFKRAAGDELLFGPVHRLRAYAAEEARLFGGGEVAV; this is translated from the coding sequence ATGGACGCAACCTTCACCGCGGAACAGGACCAGATCCGCCGCACCCTGCGTGAGCTGCTCCTCAAGCGCTGTGGCCCGGAGGAGGTCAGGGCCGCCGTGCGGACCGCGGACGGCTACGACCCCGGCCTGTGGGAAACCCTCGCGCAGCGACTCGGCCTGCCCGGCCTCGCACTCCCCGACGCCTACGGGGGAGTCGGAGCGACGGTCACCGAACTCGCACTCGCCGCGGAGGAGTTGGGGCGGGCCCTGGCCCCCTCCCCGCTGCTCGCGACCGCCGTCCTGAGCGCGCCTCTCGTACTCGCCCTCGGCAGCGGGAGCCAGCGTGCCGCCCTGCTGCCCCGTCTCGCCTCCGGCGAACTCACCGCCGCCCTCGCCGTACCGGGGGCCGGGCTGACCACCGCCCTCGGCCTCACCGGCGACAACCGCGGCGACTGGGCGGGCGGCGGGCGGGCCGGCGGCGTACAGGCGCGGCAGGCCGACGGCGGGTGGCGGCTGTACGGGCAGGCCGACCAGGTGCTCGACGGGCACAGCGCGGACCTGCTGGTCGTCGCCGCGCACACCGGGGGCTTCGCCCGCTCGCGCACCCTCTTCTTCCTCGTGCGGGAGGGGGCGACCCGCGTACGGCAGACCTCCCTCGACGAGACCCGGTCGCGGAGCCGTGTCCAACTGCGGGATGTGAGAGCCGAGTTACTGGGGGACGGGAAACGCGCTGATGTCGGCGCCGTGCTCGCCCGCGTGGGGGACTCCGCCGCGGCCGTCCTCGCCGCGGAGGCCGTCGGGGCCGCCGACCGCGTACTGGAGCGGACCGTGGAGTACGTCAAGCAGCGTGAGCAGTTCGGGCGGGCGATCGGGTCGTTCCAGGCGGTGAAGCACCGGCTCGCCGACCTGTACGTGCAGGTCCAGGGCGCGCGCTCCGCCGCCTACTACGCGGCCTGGGCCACCGCCGAGGGCAAGGAGAGGGTCGGTGGGCTCGCGCTCGCGCAGGCTCTGGAGGCGCTGCGCGTCTGCGCCTCCGAATCCGTCCAGCTGCACGGCGGGATCGGGTTCACCTGGGAGCACGAGGCGCACCTGTACTTCAAGCGGGCGGCCGGTGACGAACTGCTCTTCGGACCGGTGCACCGGCTGCGCGCGTACGCGGCCGAGGAAGCGCGGCTCTTCGGCGGCGGGGAGGTGGCGGTCTGA
- a CDS encoding TetR/AcrR family transcriptional regulator yields MPRIRGASIEEHHEMVWADLAEATRQLLLERDYDSINMGHIAARAGLARNTLYNYARDKSALVLALTERASRPAVERVAAIAGRSAEPAAVRMREIVEAVLEASMDRAMQPMFRPGNGALVAELPDGPDNPFHAIVLTVEDVVRDGVAGGEFRDVGDVRLVVELLSGAMRAGAERVGRDPDAFAATVRAAQTIVLASLTHPAP; encoded by the coding sequence ATGCCGCGTATTCGGGGAGCCAGCATCGAGGAACACCACGAGATGGTGTGGGCCGACCTCGCCGAGGCGACGCGGCAGCTGCTGCTGGAGCGCGACTACGACTCGATCAACATGGGCCATATCGCGGCCCGGGCCGGGCTCGCGCGCAACACCCTGTACAACTACGCGCGTGACAAGAGCGCCCTGGTCCTGGCGCTGACCGAGAGGGCGAGTCGGCCCGCGGTCGAGCGGGTGGCGGCGATCGCCGGGCGGTCCGCGGAGCCGGCGGCGGTGCGGATGCGGGAGATCGTCGAGGCGGTCCTGGAGGCGTCCATGGACCGGGCCATGCAGCCGATGTTCCGGCCGGGGAACGGGGCGCTGGTCGCGGAGTTGCCGGACGGGCCCGACAATCCGTTCCACGCGATCGTCCTCACGGTGGAGGACGTCGTCCGGGACGGTGTCGCGGGCGGGGAGTTTCGGGACGTGGGTGATGTGCGGCTTGTGGTGGAGCTGTTGTCGGGGGCGATGCGTGCGGGGGCCGAGCGGGTCGGCAGGGACCCTGACGCTTTTGCGGCCACGGTCCGCGCGGCCCAGACAATAGTCCTGGCCTCCCTGACCCACCCGGCCCCTTAG
- a CDS encoding lipid-transfer protein — protein MAGTGAAGLKDATAVVGIGQTPFAKQLPESEKALACRAILAALDDAGISPAEVDALASYTMEETDEVEVAKAVGFGDLSFFSKVGFGGGGSCATVAHLAAAVATGQATVGVAWRSRKRGSGPRPWKNTAVQLPTPAQWTRPFGLLRPADEIAMLTRRYLHEFGASRDHLFNVALACRNRANQNPSAMMYERPLTRDMYMTSRWISEPLCLFDNCLETDGALACVVVSAERARDCRRRPVYVHSAAQGLPAQHHGMVNYWNDDPLTGPAWTAARHLWKHADFTPEDVDVAQIYDAFTPLIPLSLEGYGFCGRGEGGAFTEGGALEIGGRLPLNTSGGGLSEAYVHGFNLINEGVKQLRGTSTAQVPDAATCLVTAGEGVPTSALLLRN, from the coding sequence ATGGCAGGCACCGGTGCAGCGGGACTCAAGGACGCCACCGCCGTCGTCGGGATCGGACAGACCCCCTTCGCCAAGCAACTCCCCGAGAGCGAGAAGGCGTTGGCCTGCCGGGCGATCCTCGCCGCCCTCGACGACGCGGGGATCTCCCCGGCCGAGGTCGACGCGCTCGCCTCTTACACCATGGAGGAGACCGACGAGGTCGAGGTCGCCAAGGCCGTCGGGTTCGGCGACCTCAGCTTCTTCAGCAAGGTCGGCTTCGGGGGCGGCGGTTCGTGCGCCACCGTCGCGCATCTGGCCGCCGCCGTGGCCACCGGACAGGCCACGGTCGGGGTCGCCTGGCGCTCACGCAAGCGGGGCAGCGGACCCCGTCCGTGGAAGAACACGGCCGTCCAGCTCCCCACCCCCGCGCAGTGGACCCGCCCCTTCGGCCTGCTGCGCCCCGCCGACGAGATAGCCATGCTCACCCGCCGCTATCTGCACGAGTTCGGGGCGAGCCGCGACCACCTCTTCAACGTCGCCCTCGCCTGCCGCAACCGGGCCAACCAGAACCCCTCCGCGATGATGTACGAGCGACCGCTGACCCGGGACATGTATATGACCTCCCGCTGGATCAGCGAGCCGCTCTGCCTCTTCGACAACTGCCTGGAGACGGACGGGGCGCTGGCCTGCGTGGTCGTCTCCGCCGAGCGGGCCCGCGACTGCCGGCGGCGGCCCGTGTACGTGCACTCGGCCGCCCAGGGCCTGCCCGCCCAGCACCACGGGATGGTCAACTACTGGAACGACGACCCGCTGACAGGACCCGCCTGGACGGCCGCGCGGCACCTGTGGAAACACGCCGACTTCACCCCGGAGGACGTCGACGTCGCCCAGATCTACGACGCGTTCACGCCCCTCATACCGCTCTCCCTGGAGGGCTACGGCTTCTGCGGCCGGGGCGAGGGCGGGGCGTTCACCGAGGGCGGCGCCCTGGAGATCGGCGGACGGCTTCCGCTGAACACGAGCGGCGGCGGCCTCTCGGAGGCGTACGTGCACGGCTTCAACCTCATCAACGAGGGCGTGAAGCAGCTCAGGGGAACCAGTACCGCGCAGGTTCCGGACGCCGCGACCTGCCTGGTCACGGCGGGCGAGGGGGTCCCGACCTCGGCGCTGCTCCTGAGGAACTGA
- a CDS encoding nuclear transport factor 2 family protein: MNATDHAEIIQLFGRYADIADKKEFDELPGLVHADPFTIDFESVTGMPPMETPLGDYVEVLRGAFARFVATHHAITGHVVEIDGDRATIHAHVRAEHWLPAELPAGGPNRWLVVGFYDNEAVRTADGWRFSRVKLTATYQENAHLVSAALPAE; the protein is encoded by the coding sequence GTGAACGCCACCGATCACGCCGAAATCATCCAGCTCTTCGGCCGCTACGCAGACATCGCGGACAAGAAGGAGTTCGACGAGCTGCCCGGGCTCGTGCACGCAGACCCGTTCACGATCGATTTCGAGTCGGTCACCGGCATGCCGCCGATGGAAACGCCGCTCGGTGACTACGTCGAGGTCCTCCGCGGTGCCTTCGCGCGCTTCGTGGCGACTCACCACGCCATCACGGGCCATGTCGTCGAGATCGACGGCGACCGCGCGACGATCCACGCGCACGTCCGTGCCGAGCACTGGCTCCCGGCGGAGCTCCCCGCCGGCGGGCCCAACCGCTGGCTGGTGGTCGGCTTCTACGACAACGAGGCGGTCCGTACGGCGGACGGCTGGCGCTTCAGCCGTGTGAAACTCACCGCGACCTATCAGGAGAACGCGCACCTGGTGAGCGCGGCCCTGCCCGCCGAGTAG
- a CDS encoding nitroreductase family deazaflavin-dependent oxidoreductase, translating to MPTPPSGSGQPPRRPGVRLVQKVSSTRGFAKVAPHVVPALDRAVHRLTRGKVLLSAQMLPGVILTARGARSGLPRRTPLACMPEEERTEARAEGRSGEGAVGSWVLIGSNFGRTDHPAWTANLLAHPDVEINWKGRDIPVTARLLSGAEREAAWRALLEFWPPYATYQSRVEREIRLFRIVRR from the coding sequence ATGCCCACGCCTCCTTCGGGCTCCGGGCAGCCTCCGCGGCGCCCCGGCGTCCGGCTGGTGCAGAAGGTGTCCTCGACCCGGGGTTTCGCGAAGGTCGCGCCCCATGTCGTTCCGGCACTCGACCGTGCGGTGCACCGGCTCACCCGTGGAAAAGTGCTGCTCAGCGCGCAGATGCTGCCCGGTGTCATCCTTACGGCGCGGGGTGCGAGGAGCGGGCTGCCCAGGCGTACGCCACTCGCCTGCATGCCGGAGGAGGAGCGAACGGAGGCTCGGGCGGAGGGCCGCTCGGGTGAGGGGGCGGTCGGGAGCTGGGTCCTCATCGGGTCCAACTTCGGGCGTACGGACCATCCGGCCTGGACCGCCAATCTGCTCGCCCACCCGGACGTGGAGATCAACTGGAAGGGCCGGGACATCCCGGTGACCGCCCGCCTGCTGAGCGGCGCGGAACGGGAGGCGGCGTGGCGGGCGTTGCTGGAGTTCTGGCCGCCGTACGCGACGTACCAGTCACGGGTGGAGCGGGAGATCCGGCTGTTCCGGATCGTACGGAGATGA